A genomic segment from Streptomyces antibioticus encodes:
- a CDS encoding alpha/beta fold hydrolase, producing MARRIDVTGAGGVRLAAWEFGDPPKDGADAVIPAQSTGERTGAPDIPAGPENRPGVLLLHGLMGRASHWASTARWLSERHRAVALDQRGHGRSEKPPEAAFTREAYVEDLEAAIEQLGLAPAVLIGHAMGALTAWQLAAKRPDLVRALVICDMRASALGAASQREWADWFKSWPLPFATLADVRKWFGEDDPWVERPHASRGEFYAEVMQESPDGWRPVFAPEQMLKSRETWVYDAHWEELAQVRCPALVVRGLDGELGRAEAQEMVRVLPRGQYAEVADAGHLVHYDQPEGWRTAIEPFLDSVFSTP from the coding sequence ATGGCGCGACGCATCGACGTGACCGGGGCGGGCGGTGTACGCCTCGCGGCCTGGGAGTTCGGTGACCCGCCGAAGGACGGGGCGGACGCCGTGATCCCCGCCCAGTCCACCGGGGAGCGCACCGGGGCCCCGGACATCCCGGCCGGACCCGAGAACAGGCCGGGCGTCCTGTTATTGCACGGGCTGATGGGCCGGGCCTCGCACTGGGCGTCCACCGCCCGCTGGCTCTCCGAGCGCCATCGCGCCGTCGCTCTCGACCAGCGCGGCCACGGCCGCAGCGAGAAGCCCCCGGAGGCCGCCTTCACCCGCGAGGCGTACGTGGAGGACCTGGAGGCGGCCATCGAGCAGCTCGGCCTCGCCCCCGCCGTCCTCATCGGCCACGCCATGGGCGCGCTGACCGCCTGGCAGCTCGCCGCGAAACGCCCCGACCTGGTGCGCGCCCTGGTCATCTGCGACATGCGGGCCTCCGCCCTCGGCGCCGCCTCCCAGCGCGAGTGGGCCGACTGGTTCAAGTCCTGGCCCCTGCCCTTCGCCACCCTCGCCGACGTCCGCAAGTGGTTCGGTGAGGACGACCCCTGGGTGGAGCGCCCGCACGCCTCTCGCGGCGAGTTCTACGCCGAGGTGATGCAGGAGTCCCCGGACGGCTGGCGCCCCGTCTTCGCCCCCGAGCAGATGCTCAAGTCCCGCGAGACCTGGGTGTACGACGCGCACTGGGAGGAGCTGGCGCAGGTCCGCTGCCCCGCCCTGGTCGTGCGCGGCCTCGACGGCGAACTGGGCCGCGCCGAGGCCCAGGAGATGGTCCGCGTCCTGCCGCGCGGGCAGTACGCGGAGGTCGCCGACGCCGGCCACCTCGTCCACTACGACCAGCCGGAGGGCTGGCGCACGGCGATCGAACCGTTCCTGGACTCGGTGTTCAGCACGCCGTAG
- a CDS encoding metal-dependent transcriptional regulator, protein MSGLIDTTEMYLRTILELEEEGVVPMRARIAERLDQSGPTVSQTVARMERDGLVAVASDRHLELTDEGRRLATRVMRKHRLAECLLVDVIGLEWEQVHAEACRWEHVMSEAVERRVLELLRHPTESPYGNPIPGLEELGEKDGADPFLDEGMVSLADLDPGLEGKTVVVRRIGEPIQTDAQLMYTLRRAGVQPGSVVSVTESAGGVLVGSGGEAAELEADVASHVFVAKR, encoded by the coding sequence ATGTCCGGACTGATCGACACCACGGAGATGTATCTCCGCACCATCCTCGAGCTGGAGGAGGAAGGTGTGGTCCCCATGCGCGCCCGGATCGCCGAGCGGCTCGATCAGAGCGGACCGACCGTCAGCCAGACGGTGGCGCGCATGGAGCGGGACGGCCTGGTCGCCGTGGCCAGTGACCGGCATCTGGAGCTGACCGACGAGGGCCGCCGGCTGGCCACGCGCGTGATGCGCAAGCACCGGCTGGCCGAGTGCCTCCTGGTCGACGTGATCGGCCTGGAGTGGGAGCAGGTGCACGCCGAGGCCTGCCGCTGGGAGCACGTGATGAGCGAGGCGGTGGAGCGCCGCGTCCTGGAGCTGCTGCGCCACCCCACCGAGTCGCCGTACGGCAACCCGATCCCGGGCCTGGAGGAGCTGGGCGAGAAGGACGGCGCCGACCCGTTCCTGGACGAGGGCATGGTCTCGCTGGCCGACCTCGACCCGGGCCTGGAGGGCAAGACCGTCGTGGTGCGCCGGATCGGCGAGCCCATCCAGACCGACGCGCAGCTCATGTACACGCTGCGCCGGGCGGGCGTGCAGCCGGGTTCGGTGGTGAGCGTGACGGAGTCGGCCGGCGGGGTGCTGGTGGGCAGCGGCGGCGAGGCGGCCGAGCTGGAGGCGGACGTCGCGTCGCACGTGTTCGTCGCGAAGCGCTGA
- a CDS encoding SIS domain-containing protein: protein MSDRQLGAQFFDAAISLLQRVRDEEAEAVEAAGALLADTVADGGRLFAFGAGHSSLPAQDVVYRAGGLALMNLLVVPGVVGVDVMPATLGSALERVEGLASAVLDTAPIGAGDALVVISLSGRNALPVEMASTARARDIKVIGVTSVAYASQTTARNPSGTFLKDHCDVVLDSKIAVGDAELTLDTVPAPFAPASTVVTSALLQAVMATAAGDLAARGVEPPLLRSGNVDGGHEWNTRIMREYGDRIFYRR from the coding sequence ATGAGCGACCGCCAGCTCGGCGCGCAGTTCTTCGACGCCGCGATCTCGCTGCTCCAGCGGGTCCGCGACGAGGAGGCGGAGGCCGTCGAAGCGGCCGGCGCGCTTCTCGCCGACACCGTGGCCGACGGCGGCCGGCTCTTCGCCTTCGGCGCCGGGCACTCCTCGCTCCCCGCGCAGGACGTCGTCTACCGCGCGGGCGGTCTGGCCCTGATGAACCTGCTGGTGGTGCCGGGTGTCGTCGGCGTCGACGTCATGCCGGCCACGCTGGGCTCCGCCCTGGAACGCGTCGAGGGTCTCGCGAGCGCCGTCCTGGACACCGCCCCGATCGGCGCCGGCGACGCCCTCGTGGTCATCTCGCTGTCCGGCCGCAACGCGCTGCCCGTGGAGATGGCGAGCACCGCCCGCGCGCGGGACATCAAGGTCATCGGCGTGACCTCGGTGGCGTACGCCTCCCAGACCACCGCCCGGAACCCCTCGGGGACCTTCCTCAAGGACCACTGCGACGTCGTACTGGACTCGAAGATCGCCGTCGGGGACGCGGAGCTCACCCTCGACACGGTCCCGGCGCCCTTCGCGCCCGCCTCCACCGTCGTCACCTCGGCACTGCTCCAGGCGGTCATGGCCACCGCCGCCGGCGACCTCGCCGCGCGCGGTGTCGAACCGCCGCTGCTGCGCTCCGGGAACGTCGACGGCGGCCACGAGTGGAACACGCGGATCATGCGGGAGTACGGCGACCGGATCTTCTACCGGCGCTGA
- a CDS encoding PAS domain-containing protein, protein MRASERTCQGVQVSASRRSGTTDELGPDEPERPDGPKGPGGAHLLAALLDGMDAALCAFDADGVVTHWNREAERILGWSAAEAVGRPGFAGWAVREADAEEIENRLLSAMRATGRQVHEFALLTKDGGRVLVRTQSAAVRGPDGRPAGLYCAFSEVHAQIDLERSIALSEALFDDASWGVVLVDADLRPAVVNAHAARALGTSRTAVLGRPLGELLTRGVEELENALTHVLAEGAPPAPAEMWVGVRTPEGEQRRCWRSGFLRLASPLAEEPVPLGVGWLFQDVTEAKQGEQEAALLRFRVNQLHRAARAAAECEDPTEAATVHLDFALAGFADHAVLDRLLTPRSATTAPEGPPRLVRTAATPSGGPGPSALTGHAGLPVRYGETHPVLQCVARAGSVRAGAGSVPAEEAREWARARLWPEDTVHALCAVLRSRGRTLGVVTFLRGAGRSAFQRADAAYAEDVAVRMAAALDLADLTRSGGNDSGGNDEDQRR, encoded by the coding sequence ATGAGGGCAAGCGAGCGAACCTGTCAGGGGGTCCAGGTGAGTGCTTCCCGGCGTAGCGGGACCACCGACGAGCTGGGGCCGGACGAGCCCGAGCGGCCGGACGGCCCCAAGGGCCCCGGCGGCGCGCACCTGCTCGCCGCACTGCTCGACGGCATGGACGCGGCCCTGTGCGCCTTCGACGCGGACGGGGTCGTCACCCACTGGAACCGCGAGGCGGAACGCATCCTCGGCTGGAGCGCCGCCGAGGCGGTGGGCCGGCCGGGCTTCGCCGGATGGGCCGTGCGGGAGGCGGACGCCGAGGAGATCGAGAACCGGCTGCTGTCGGCGATGCGCGCGACCGGCCGCCAGGTGCACGAGTTCGCGCTGCTCACCAAGGACGGCGGCCGGGTCCTGGTGCGGACCCAGTCCGCGGCCGTGCGCGGGCCCGACGGCAGGCCCGCCGGGCTGTACTGCGCGTTCAGCGAGGTCCACGCGCAGATCGACCTGGAGCGTTCCATCGCGCTCAGCGAGGCCCTCTTCGACGACGCCTCCTGGGGTGTCGTCCTGGTCGACGCCGACCTGCGCCCCGCCGTCGTCAACGCGCACGCCGCCCGCGCGCTGGGCACCAGCCGTACGGCGGTCCTCGGCCGTCCGCTGGGCGAACTGCTCACCCGGGGCGTCGAGGAGCTGGAGAACGCGCTGACGCACGTCCTCGCCGAGGGCGCGCCGCCCGCGCCCGCCGAGATGTGGGTCGGGGTGCGCACCCCGGAGGGCGAGCAGCGGCGCTGCTGGCGCAGCGGCTTCCTGCGGCTGGCCTCGCCGCTGGCGGAGGAGCCGGTGCCGCTCGGGGTGGGCTGGCTGTTCCAGGACGTCACCGAGGCCAAGCAGGGCGAGCAGGAGGCGGCGCTGCTGCGCTTCCGCGTCAACCAGTTGCACCGGGCGGCCCGCGCGGCGGCCGAGTGCGAGGACCCGACCGAGGCCGCCACGGTCCACCTCGACTTCGCGCTCGCCGGATTCGCCGACCACGCCGTCCTCGACCGGCTCCTGACCCCTCGGTCGGCCACCACCGCCCCGGAGGGCCCGCCGCGGCTGGTGCGGACCGCCGCCACCCCGTCCGGCGGACCGGGCCCCAGCGCGCTCACCGGCCACGCCGGGCTGCCCGTCCGCTACGGCGAGACGCACCCCGTGCTCCAATGCGTGGCCCGGGCCGGCTCGGTGCGGGCCGGCGCCGGATCCGTACCGGCCGAGGAGGCCCGGGAGTGGGCGCGGGCCCGCCTGTGGCCGGAGGACACCGTGCACGCCCTGTGCGCGGTGCTCCGCAGCCGGGGCCGCACCCTCGGTGTCGTCACGTTCCTGCGCGGGGCGGGCCGCAGCGCCTTCCAGCGGGCCGACGCCGCCTACGCCGAGGACGTGGCCGTCCGGATGGCGGCGGCGCTGGACCTGGCCGACCTCACCCGAAGCGGCGGGAACGACAGCGGCGGGAACGACGAGGATCAGCGCCGGTAG
- a CDS encoding GNAT family N-acetyltransferase, producing MTELRIEAVDDEAALEDWRHVHNVIVPPAALSLEEVRERAGRYRLENAYAGDVLVGCSTVRPPQGEGEPATVIARVLPAHRRRGYGGALYEHALAHARVLGAGAVETCVLAVNEDGLRFAAARGFVETERYVLDGERDEWVDLRLESVPTRG from the coding sequence ATGACTGAACTGCGTATCGAGGCCGTCGACGACGAGGCCGCCCTGGAGGACTGGCGGCACGTCCACAACGTGATCGTCCCGCCGGCCGCGCTCTCCCTGGAGGAGGTGCGGGAGCGGGCGGGCCGCTACCGGCTGGAGAACGCGTACGCCGGTGACGTCCTCGTCGGCTGCTCCACGGTCCGCCCGCCGCAGGGCGAGGGCGAGCCCGCGACCGTCATCGCGCGCGTGCTGCCCGCGCACCGCCGCCGCGGTTACGGCGGCGCCCTGTACGAGCACGCGCTCGCCCACGCGCGCGTGCTGGGCGCCGGGGCGGTCGAGACGTGTGTGCTGGCCGTGAACGAGGACGGGCTGCGGTTCGCGGCGGCGCGCGGCTTCGTCGAGACCGAGCGGTACGTACTGGACGGCGAGCGCGACGAATGGGTCGACCTGCGGCTGGAGAGCGTGCCGACCCGCGGCTGA
- a CDS encoding isopenicillin N synthase family dioxygenase: MTNASTTPSYQQLPIIDLSAADGGPQARALLHAQLHSAAHDVGFFQLVGHGVPPQETERLLTAMRAFFALPEADRLAIDNVNSPHFRGYTRTGDERTGGRQDWRDQLDIGAERPARAPGPGEPAYWWLEGPNQWPAALPELRTAALAWIDRLSAVAERLLHELLASIGAAPDFYDAVFGERAHPHLKLVRYPGSAGDGSGQGVGAHKDYGFLTLLLQDRIGGLQVQREDGRFHDVPPLPGAFVVNLGELLEVATNGYLVATNHRVVSPPSAVERFSVPFFYNPRLDARVEPLVFPHASAAPGVTDDPANPLFAEYGFNELKGKLRAHPLVAERHHAELLSPA, from the coding sequence ATGACGAACGCGTCGACGACTCCGTCGTACCAGCAACTTCCGATCATCGACCTCTCGGCCGCCGACGGCGGGCCGCAGGCGCGTGCGCTGCTGCACGCGCAGTTGCACTCCGCCGCCCACGACGTCGGTTTCTTCCAGCTCGTGGGGCACGGGGTGCCACCGCAGGAGACGGAGCGGCTGCTCACCGCCATGCGCGCCTTCTTCGCGCTGCCGGAGGCCGACCGGCTCGCGATCGACAACGTGAACTCGCCGCACTTCAGGGGCTACACCCGCACCGGCGACGAGCGCACCGGCGGGCGGCAGGACTGGCGCGACCAGCTCGACATCGGCGCGGAGCGGCCGGCCCGCGCGCCGGGGCCGGGCGAGCCCGCGTACTGGTGGCTGGAGGGCCCGAACCAGTGGCCCGCCGCACTGCCCGAGCTGCGCACCGCCGCGCTGGCCTGGATCGACCGGCTCAGCGCGGTCGCCGAGCGGCTGCTGCACGAACTGCTCGCCTCGATCGGCGCGGCCCCCGACTTCTACGACGCGGTGTTCGGGGAGCGGGCGCATCCGCATCTGAAGCTGGTGCGCTACCCGGGCAGCGCGGGCGACGGCTCGGGCCAGGGCGTGGGCGCGCACAAGGACTACGGCTTCCTGACGCTGCTGCTCCAGGACCGGATAGGCGGGCTCCAGGTGCAGCGGGAGGACGGCCGGTTCCATGACGTGCCGCCGCTGCCGGGCGCCTTCGTGGTCAACCTGGGCGAGCTGCTGGAGGTGGCGACCAACGGGTATCTCGTCGCCACCAACCACCGGGTGGTGTCACCGCCGAGCGCGGTCGAGCGGTTCTCCGTGCCGTTCTTCTACAACCCGCGGCTGGACGCGCGCGTGGAGCCGCTGGTGTTCCCGCACGCGTCGGCCGCGCCGGGCGTGACGGACGATCCGGCCAATCCCCTGTTCGCCGAGTACGGCTTCAACGAGCTGAAGGGCAAGCTGCGGGCGCATCCGCTGGTCGCGGAGCGGCATCACGCGGAGCTGCTCAGCCCCGCGTGA
- a CDS encoding citrate synthase 2, producing MSDFVPGLEGVIAFETEIAEPDKEGGALRYRGVDIEDLVGHVSFGNVWGLLVDGAFNPGLPPAEPFPIPVHSGDIRVDVQSALAMLAPVWGLKPLLDIDAEQARDDLARAAVMALSYVAQSARGQGRPMVPQREIDKAASVVERFMIRWRGEPDPKHVAAVDAYWTSAAEHGMNASTFTARVIASTGADVAAALSGAVGAMSGPLHGGAPSRVLGMIEEIERTGDATAYVKQALDRGERLMGFGHRVYRAEDPRARVLRRTARELGAPRFEIAEALEKAALEELHARRPDRVLATNVEFWAAIVLDFAEVPAHMFTSMFTCARTAGWSAHILEQKRTGRLVRPSARYIGPGARGPQEIEGYADTTH from the coding sequence ATGTCCGACTTCGTACCCGGGCTCGAAGGAGTCATCGCGTTCGAGACGGAGATCGCCGAACCGGACAAGGAAGGCGGCGCCCTGCGGTACCGGGGCGTCGACATCGAGGACCTGGTCGGCCACGTCTCCTTCGGCAACGTCTGGGGCCTGCTCGTCGACGGCGCCTTCAACCCCGGCCTGCCGCCCGCCGAGCCCTTCCCCATCCCGGTCCACTCCGGCGACATCCGCGTCGACGTGCAGTCCGCGCTCGCCATGCTCGCCCCCGTCTGGGGCCTCAAACCGCTCCTCGACATCGATGCCGAGCAGGCCCGCGACGACCTCGCCCGCGCCGCCGTCATGGCCCTCTCCTACGTCGCCCAGTCCGCCCGCGGGCAGGGCCGCCCCATGGTCCCGCAGCGCGAGATCGACAAGGCCGCGTCCGTCGTCGAACGCTTCATGATCCGCTGGCGTGGCGAGCCCGACCCCAAGCACGTCGCCGCCGTCGACGCCTACTGGACGTCCGCCGCCGAGCACGGCATGAACGCCTCCACCTTCACGGCCCGTGTGATCGCCTCCACCGGCGCCGATGTCGCCGCGGCCCTCTCCGGCGCCGTAGGAGCCATGTCGGGGCCGCTGCACGGCGGCGCCCCCTCCCGGGTGCTCGGCATGATCGAGGAGATCGAGCGCACCGGCGACGCCACCGCCTACGTCAAGCAGGCCCTGGACCGCGGTGAACGCCTCATGGGCTTCGGCCACCGCGTCTACCGCGCCGAGGACCCCCGCGCGCGTGTGCTGCGCCGCACCGCCCGCGAGCTGGGCGCGCCCCGCTTCGAGATCGCGGAGGCGCTGGAGAAGGCGGCCCTCGAAGAGCTGCACGCCCGCCGCCCGGACCGTGTCCTCGCGACCAACGTCGAGTTCTGGGCCGCCATCGTGCTCGACTTCGCCGAGGTCCCGGCGCACATGTTCACCTCGATGTTCACCTGTGCCCGCACCGCCGGCTGGTCCGCCCACATCCTCGAACAGAAGCGCACCGGCCGCCTGGTCCGACCCTCCGCCCGCTACATCGGCCCCGGCGCCCGCGGTCCCCAGGAGATCGAGGGCTACGCGGACACCACGCACTGA
- the pdxH gene encoding pyridoxamine 5'-phosphate oxidase, which translates to MTTVTDAHAVSSGPAPDPAAMRKQYRAEGLAEADLAATPVEQFARWFREAAVEAHLFEPNAMIVSTADAEGRPGSRTVLLKQFDEHGFVFYTNYDSRKARDLAENPYVSLLFPWHPMERQVIVRGVARRTGRDETAAYFRSRPHGSQLGAWASGQSSVIADRADLDASYAELVARYPEGEQVPVPPHWGGFRVAPESVEFWQGRENRLHDRLRYVAEPDGGWRVERLSP; encoded by the coding sequence ATGACCACCGTGACCGACGCACACGCCGTCTCCTCCGGCCCCGCCCCCGATCCCGCCGCCATGCGCAAGCAGTACCGCGCGGAGGGGCTCGCCGAGGCGGACCTGGCCGCCACGCCCGTGGAGCAGTTCGCGCGCTGGTTCCGGGAGGCGGCCGTCGAGGCCCATCTGTTCGAGCCGAACGCGATGATCGTGTCCACGGCGGACGCGGAGGGCCGGCCCGGTTCACGGACGGTGCTGCTGAAGCAGTTCGACGAGCACGGCTTCGTCTTCTACACCAACTACGACTCGCGCAAGGCGCGGGACCTCGCCGAGAACCCGTACGTCTCGCTGCTCTTCCCCTGGCATCCGATGGAGCGGCAGGTGATCGTGCGCGGGGTGGCCCGCAGGACCGGACGGGACGAGACCGCCGCGTACTTCCGCAGCCGGCCGCACGGCTCCCAGCTCGGCGCCTGGGCCAGCGGCCAGTCCTCGGTGATCGCGGACCGGGCGGACCTCGACGCCTCCTACGCCGAGCTGGTCGCCCGCTATCCGGAGGGCGAGCAGGTGCCGGTGCCGCCGCACTGGGGCGGTTTCCGGGTGGCGCCGGAGTCGGTGGAGTTCTGGCAGGGGCGGGAGAACCGGCTGCACGACCGGCTGCGGTACGTGGCGGAGCCGGACGGCGGCTGGCGTGTGGAGCGGCTCAGCCCCTGA
- a CDS encoding TetR/AcrR family transcriptional regulator encodes MGAVSAVDRDRAPKQDRSRATRQRLLEAAVACLAEHGWAGSTVSAVAERAGVSRGAAQHHFPTREDLFTAAVEYVAEERSTALRALFPEGGADRHAVVSALVDLYTGPLFRAALHLWVAASHEEQLGPRVTELEARVGRETHRIAVDLLDADESVPGVRESVQGLLDMARGLGLANLLTDDGGRRERVVAQWARLLDDALG; translated from the coding sequence ATGGGTGCTGTGAGCGCAGTCGACCGCGACCGCGCCCCCAAGCAGGACCGCAGCCGGGCCACCCGGCAGCGGCTCCTGGAAGCCGCTGTGGCCTGCCTCGCCGAACACGGCTGGGCGGGCTCCACGGTCTCGGCCGTCGCCGAGCGGGCCGGTGTCTCCCGGGGCGCCGCCCAGCACCACTTCCCCACCCGCGAGGACCTGTTCACCGCCGCCGTCGAGTACGTCGCGGAGGAACGCTCGACGGCCCTGCGCGCCCTCTTCCCCGAGGGCGGCGCCGACCGCCACGCGGTGGTCTCCGCCCTGGTCGACCTCTACACCGGCCCCCTGTTCCGGGCCGCCCTGCACCTGTGGGTCGCCGCCTCCCACGAGGAACAGCTCGGCCCGCGCGTGACCGAGCTGGAGGCCCGCGTCGGCCGCGAGACCCACCGGATAGCCGTGGACCTCCTCGACGCCGACGAGTCCGTGCCCGGCGTCCGCGAGAGCGTGCAGGGTCTCCTCGACATGGCCCGCGGCCTCGGCCTCGCCAACCTCCTCACCGACGACGGCGGCCGCCGGGAACGGGTCGTGGCGCAGTGGGCACGGCTGCTGGACGACGCGCTCGGCTGA
- a CDS encoding enoyl-CoA hydratase family protein, whose protein sequence is MTVLARARERGIETLALDSPDTRNALSSVLVGALADALADCAGDPEVRAVVLTHTGTTFCAGADLRDPPDPDAFVGLLRRIVELPLPVVARVTGHVRAGGMGLLAACDITAASTTSTFAFTEVRIGVAPAVISLPLLPRTDPRALARHYLTGERFDAAEAARAGLLTAAGDDVDAVLAPVLDGLRRAAPQGLAETKRLLTARVLETFDRDAAQLTALSARLFASPQAREGMTAFLERRDPAWVL, encoded by the coding sequence ATGACCGTCCTCGCGCGCGCCAGGGAGCGCGGGATCGAGACCCTCGCGCTCGACTCCCCGGACACCCGCAACGCCCTCTCGTCCGTCCTGGTCGGCGCCCTGGCCGACGCCCTCGCCGACTGCGCGGGCGACCCCGAGGTGCGGGCCGTCGTCCTCACCCACACCGGCACCACCTTCTGCGCCGGCGCCGATCTGCGCGATCCGCCCGACCCGGACGCGTTCGTGGGCCTGCTGCGCCGGATCGTGGAGCTGCCCCTGCCGGTCGTCGCCCGGGTCACCGGGCACGTCCGGGCCGGCGGGATGGGCCTGCTCGCCGCCTGCGACATCACCGCCGCGTCCACCACGTCGACGTTCGCCTTCACGGAGGTCCGCATCGGCGTGGCCCCGGCGGTGATCTCCCTGCCGCTGCTCCCGCGCACCGACCCGCGTGCCCTCGCCCGCCACTACCTGACCGGCGAGCGCTTCGACGCCGCCGAGGCTGCCCGCGCCGGGCTGCTCACGGCCGCGGGCGACGACGTGGACGCCGTCCTCGCGCCCGTCCTCGACGGTCTGCGCAGAGCCGCACCGCAGGGCCTGGCCGAGACGAAACGGCTGCTCACGGCTAGGGTGCTGGAGACCTTCGACCGGGACGCGGCGCAGCTCACCGCGCTCTCGGCCCGGCTGTTCGCCTCCCCGCAGGCCCGCGAGGGGATGACGGCCTTCCTCGAACGACGGGATCCCGCATGGGTGCTGTGA
- a CDS encoding 4-coumarate--CoA ligase family protein, whose translation MFRSQYADVPPVELPIHDAVLGRAAEFGDTPALIDGADGTTLTYDQLDRFHRRVAAALAEAGVRKGDVLALHSPNTVAFPVAFYAATRAGASVTTVHPLATAEEFAKQLKDSATRWIVTVSPLLETARRAADLAGGVEEIFVCDSAPGHRSLIDMLASTAPEPQVAVDPTEDVAALPYSSGTTGVPKGVMLTHRQIATNLDQLAPAISAAPGDRVLAVLPFFHIYGLTALMNAPLRQGATVVVLPRFELETFLGAIQKHRITALYVAPPIVLALAKHPAVAEYDLSSLKYVISAAAPLDAALAAACSERLGLPPVGQAYGMTELSPGTHVVPLDAMADAPAGTVGRLIAGTEMRIVSLDDPGKDLGPGERGEILIRGPQIMKGYLGRPDATADMIDPDGWLHTGDIGRVDDDGWLFVVDRVKELIKYKGFQVAPAELEALLLTHPGIADAAVIGVYDDDGNESPHAFVVRQPAAPDLSEGEVAMYVAERVAPYKRVRHVTFIDAVPRAASGKILRRHLRETA comes from the coding sequence ATGTTCCGCAGCCAGTACGCAGACGTACCGCCCGTAGAACTCCCCATCCACGACGCGGTGCTGGGCCGGGCCGCCGAGTTCGGTGACACGCCCGCGCTGATCGACGGCGCGGACGGCACGACCCTCACCTACGACCAACTCGACCGATTCCACCGGCGGGTGGCCGCCGCGCTCGCCGAGGCAGGCGTCCGCAAGGGCGACGTCCTCGCCCTGCACAGCCCGAACACCGTCGCGTTCCCGGTCGCCTTCTACGCCGCCACCCGCGCGGGCGCCTCCGTCACCACCGTGCATCCGCTCGCCACGGCCGAGGAGTTCGCCAAACAGCTCAAGGACTCGGCCACCCGCTGGATCGTGACCGTCTCCCCGCTGCTGGAGACGGCACGGCGGGCCGCCGACCTGGCCGGCGGCGTCGAGGAGATCTTCGTCTGCGACAGCGCCCCCGGCCACCGTTCGCTGATCGACATGCTCGCCTCCACCGCCCCCGAACCGCAGGTCGCCGTCGACCCGACGGAGGACGTGGCGGCCCTGCCGTACTCGTCGGGCACCACCGGTGTCCCCAAGGGGGTGATGCTCACCCACCGGCAGATCGCCACCAACCTCGACCAGCTCGCCCCGGCGATCTCGGCGGCCCCCGGCGACCGGGTCCTCGCCGTCCTGCCGTTCTTCCACATCTACGGCCTCACCGCCCTGATGAACGCGCCGCTGCGGCAGGGCGCCACCGTCGTCGTCCTGCCCCGCTTCGAACTGGAGACGTTCCTCGGGGCGATCCAGAAGCACCGCATCACCGCGCTCTACGTGGCGCCGCCGATCGTCCTCGCCCTGGCCAAGCATCCGGCGGTCGCCGAGTACGACCTGTCGTCGCTGAAGTACGTGATCAGCGCCGCCGCCCCGCTGGACGCCGCCCTCGCGGCCGCCTGTTCCGAGCGTCTCGGCCTGCCGCCGGTCGGCCAGGCGTACGGCATGACGGAGCTGTCCCCGGGCACCCATGTCGTCCCGCTCGACGCCATGGCCGACGCCCCCGCGGGCACCGTCGGCAGGCTCATCGCCGGCACCGAGATGCGGATCGTCTCCCTCGACGACCCCGGTAAGGACCTCGGCCCCGGCGAACGCGGCGAGATCCTCATCCGCGGCCCGCAGATCATGAAGGGCTACCTCGGCCGCCCCGACGCCACCGCCGACATGATCGACCCCGACGGCTGGCTGCACACCGGCGACATCGGACGGGTCGACGACGACGGCTGGCTGTTCGTCGTCGACCGCGTCAAGGAACTCATCAAGTACAAGGGCTTCCAGGTCGCCCCGGCCGAACTGGAGGCACTGCTGCTGACCCACCCCGGCATCGCCGACGCCGCCGTCATCGGCGTCTACGACGACGACGGCAACGAGAGCCCGCACGCCTTCGTGGTCCGCCAGCCCGCCGCCCCCGACCTGTCCGAGGGCGAGGTCGCGATGTACGTCGCCGAGCGCGTCGCCCCCTACAAGCGCGTCCGCCACGTCACCTTCATCGACGCCGTGCCCCGGGCCGCCAGCGGAAAGATCCTCCGCCGCCATCTCAGGGAGACCGCATGA